Below is a genomic region from Lampris incognitus isolate fLamInc1 chromosome 2, fLamInc1.hap2, whole genome shotgun sequence.
tctctccagctctctcacacTTCAGCTGGTGTCTTCCTGCAACATCTTACTCCTCGTATGATTACAGAGTGAGACTTTTGCTCCGGGATAGAAATGGATTGATATTTTTATAATGCAATGAGTGATTTTGAAGCTAAGGCTCTGAAGACTCCTTTCATGACAATCTGAGTCAatttgtacaaaaaaaaagagCTCTTTTACTGGATGATATTTGGTGAACATGATTGCTTCAGAAGATTACATTGCGGCTTGGTGCACAGCAATCAGCTGACTCTAGCTTGCTCAATACTGAATCCCGGCCCATTGCTCAGATTTACTCCTAACATAAGAAAATAGGACTTGGGCTAAGAAAAAACTGGAATTCCCCGCAAGTAAACTTGACCATTTAAAAATCATCAAATGATCATATACTGAGTAACCAGCTTAGAGAGTTCCCTGAATTATGTCTGTACCTTTACACAGTATGTGTAAAGGTACAGACATAATTATGTGCCTCACTTAGGTAACACAAGACCTTAAGGTATACGTACCAGCTTTATGCTGCCTGATGACCTTTGTGCAGGCATAAGTAGTAGGGTATATAAAGAGGATGAGAGAAGAGATGAGGAATCCAGCAGCAATCATCAACTGTGTGGAATCTCCACCTTTTTGTGTCCCTGCTTGGATGATGAAAATGTGCCATTTTAAATTCATTCAGTATACATTTTACCTGTCACTTAAGTAAACAGTTAGATATCCACATACCGTTGGTGTTGTTTACTTGAATTTGCTCAGGGTTGGACACATTGGACCTGTTTATCAACAGTTCAGTAGTTTATTTTAAAGCCTCAGAAATATTTGCGATAAGGTGCATGTACAGTCATCACATTTGACTTTTCTTTGGAAGGGAACTCACTTTTCTGATGGCTTGCATATACCTTCAGTTGTGTCAAAATATGTATCATTAGGACACCGCTTACATTCATATGAATACTCTCTTAAACCTAAAACAGCAGAAATGGCTTCTGGTTAGTAATGATCACCGGTCAGTCCCAAACAAATTTGTTGCTTTTTAAGCCATTTCACTGTTAGCGTCACAATTTTTTCCCCCCGATGTAATGAAATGTAACTTTGAAATATGAAAGTTAATCACAATAATAGTTTCAGATTAATCTCAAGTCTTACCGGATCCCACCAGTACCTCTCCTGTTTTACAACATTTTCTCTCCTCGCATTTTGAACAGACATGGTCAGAGCACAGGAAACCAGAACGGCAGGAACATTTTGCATTTGTGGTCTTCGTGCATTTCTCTGTGTAGTCTGTCAGCAGATAAGATACCAACGACTTCATTTCCAGAAAACAACTGTTCTTCAACAGTCATATATTACATGCCCCATCCACCCCCGTCCATCACTCTCTGTGTACTACATTCTGTTACCACTATCAATCATTTCACTTCTTTTTCCAACTTTGCTGATTAAATGTGGAGTGCCAGTTTTAGACCACTTCATTGATCACACTTAAAATCACAATATGATGAAGTTATCATTATTCTGTCTTACTGTGTTGGCAGGTATCGCACTCTACACAGCTCGTGAGGGGGTTACTTTGCTCAGAGTAGTATCCATCCTCGCAGGGACTGCAGAGAGTCGGCTGGTCCTCTGAGCAGAGCTTTGTAACATAACTCCCTGTAAAATTAAAAGACATTTACTGACATGTTATCACCCCTAGGAATAGCAGTATCTTTAAAAATGTcttgcaaaaaaaagaaggatTACACGCAGCACTTCTTAAAAAAGAGTTTGTCATATCGGCAATTTAATTAAAATCAAGTATTACCTTTAGGACAGTAATCACAGCATAATCCGTTTAATTCAAATTTCTGGACACTGCAGTCTTTAGCAAAGCCAAGGATGCAAGTGCATATGAGGCATGTAACTACCAAGTAAAGACCAAGAGAGACCATGATGACCAGTGTTCACCTCAGCTCCCCTGGGCTTTGTACTTTCTCTGTGCTGACGTCACCTACGTGTGGTTATTCTCTGAAGGAGCATAACATTTTGCTCTGAGTAAGGAAGTAAGGACACTGTAACAATGAGAAACTATCTTTTTCACATTATTCTTGCCTTATCATTGTCATTATCATTAGTAGATGTCAGAACACATTTGACTCAATGTGCAGAGGATTATTTTTTTCATCTTATTGGAGGACTTACTGAGTTCCTTGTTTAGTATTTTATTTTAAGATCACTATGCTATATAGACCTTAAAAGCTATGAAAACTATATTTacctcacccttataaaaaagCAAAGAAATTTGTTGTTAAAAAGTATCCCCTGTTGGGAAGTTTAGCTGACTTGACACCAGATAGATGCTAGTCAAACACTGTTTTCCATAAGTGGTTTCCTTCCCGTGGTAGAATAGCATCTGTGAGGCACCAGGGGGCATTGGTTTAATGAAATAATGAAATCAATACTGTATAAGAAATGATCATCTCAGAGCAAAGATCATTGATAAGGTGTAACTTATTCATCTTTGCACTAAAATGAACAACACAACGACAATATACCCTTGTGCATGCATTAGGTAAATATTATAAACATACAAATTCAAATTCTTTTACTATTATTCATGATATAAGTGACATCAGAGTCATCCTTTGAGACCTGATGACGTTCAAGCTCAGGAAAACCTCGTCCCGTGTGGACAACACCTTCACGAAAACATTAACAAAGaggtttattttataatttcttgCTCTTTCTCATTGTCTCTcctaccaacacacacccacacaatgtCTCCAGTTCATGTTGGCTGTGACGTGCATTGGCACCTTTGCGTCACTCTTCTCTTAACTTCCTCGTTATCCTGCCGCTAACTGAGACTTATGTCCACAGAAGGTGTGTGGGTACACACATGCGTGTTGTAGAGAACTGAATTTCCCTCGGCATGTTTGTGCTGTGCAGAGCAGTAACACACTCTGGAAAAAAAGCCACAGACGGTTACACGTCACCAAACAGTGTCACACATGGTAACTTCACCGTTGGTAATCTCGTGTGACGGCCGTGGCAGATGTTTTTTTCTCAGCGATGTTAGCGCAGCCCGACAGAGTAGCTCTTTAAATTTCACAGTTTAAAGTGCATGTAGACAACTAAAGAAAACACTCACAACCTGTTTTTAATTCAATTTCAGTGTATTGTAGAATCAATAGATATTTATAAATGGATAGATGATTTATCATTTCACATTTGATGAGCAAAATGGCTCTACATTTACAAAGGTATATCCATAACCACTTGTAACAAGGTTTTGTTTCATATAGACATATGAAgaaaaaagaagtaaaaaaagGAAGACAAAGGATCATGTTAACCAGCGTCAAAGGTCAGTATCGGGGAAACAAAATTGAGAAGCGAGTAAAAGTGTGGTTATTTGAATGTGTGCAGGTGAGTGGGTGCATTTGTTCTTAAAGTGATAAATAGAGGGATATGCGTATGCATGTTGTGGTCAACATGCATAGTggtcaacacctccctccaggcaggatgctttccatccacCTTCAAGACggttagagtcaccccccttctcaagaaaccatcacttaacccctctgacgtcaaaaactacagaccagtttcgcttctaccctttctatccaaaactttcgaatgtgctgtctttaaccaactttgtttgtacctccaccagaacaacctcctggaccccaaccagtctgggttcagggtgggtcactcgatagagacggccctccttgcagtgacagaatcgctgctctctgcgagagcaaactctctctcctctgtcctgatactcctggacctgtcagctgcgttcgacacagtgaaccaccagatcctcgtctctaccctcaaggggctgggtgtcacaggctctgcactctcaatgtttgcaacctacctgatgggtcgctcctaccaagtgacatggaggggatctgtgtaggagcctcacagactgactacaggcgttccacagggttccgttctgggtcctctccttttctccctgtacacaacatcccttggttctattattcgctcgcatggcttctcttaccatttttatgccgatgacacccagctgatcttgtcctttcctccctctgacacacacgtagagacacgcattgctgcgtgcttgactgacatctcggagtggatggtgacacaccacctgaagctcaatctggacaagacagagctgatgttcctcccggggaaaggttgcccgcactgagacctggctatcaccattgacaacaccgtggtgacgccaactcggactgtgaggaatctgggtgtgatcctggacgaccaactgtcgtttgctgaaaacgtaaGGTGCAGGCCCCCCCTGGGCCGAGACTGGGTGTGCCAGCTGCATGGTTTGATGCCGCAGCAGCACCAGCCCCTCCAGCCCAGCCTGATGCAGTGGGGCCACCGCCAGTAGTGGCTGCACCTGAGCCCCGCCTGGTCAGGGCATGCAGCAGGCCCAGGCACCTGCGTGACTTTGAGGCTGAGTACCACTCCTAGgttatgggaagggggggggggttacgtctGGCGCTGTTACAACACTGCATTGCTTTACGTTAATTTCAGTGTTGGGTTTACGTCGCCTGTTTGCTTGATGGTCAGTTCAGTATGTTGATTAAATGGAGTAGGTTCAGCTCCAAAGACAGCTCCGGTTTTGTCTGTTATTTCAACATAAcacagcaatccccgtgttggtaggcaatggaatagaccgctacactacccggacaccagaGGATCATTTATTTAAGTTTGCTTGAATTTCTGTGTCTTTGTACTGACAAATCACTCTGTCGTGgccattatttaattccactctgacattatatgaggagcgagacaaaaatcttacagtattgtcacaccttcatgtgttcatgaacagacgcacaagccTAGACACTTAGGTGTGTGCTTATACCTTGCAGACAAACTGCTGAGTTGTGTTTATTGTCGTGATCACAAGGATATGTAGCCAGAGTTTCTTCCTAATCCTGGTTGGAAgatgtcaggtttatttgctgtgcaGTGGGTTTTTACACGCTCTCGAAAAAAGCCACAGACCGGTTCCACATCACCGAGCAGAATGTCACGCGTGGTAACGTCACCTtcggcataaaaaaaaaaacccaacaatctCGTGTGACGGCAGTGGCAGATGTTTGTCTCTGAGCGGCGTTGGCGCTGCTGGGCAGAGCCGCTCTTTACATTTCACATCTTAAAGTGCATGTACACAACTAAAGAAAACACCCACAACCCGTTTTTAGTTCAATTTCAGTGTATTATAGAATCAATAGATATTTATAATTTCACAGGTGATGAGCAAAATGGCTCTACATATAAAAAGGTATAACCATAAACACTTGTAACAAGGTTTTAGTTCACGTTTCTATGAAACCATACTCTGACTTCCTGGATCTACAACTTACACAGGGCTCCAACCGCTGGTGTTATCTGCAGGCTGATCACAGGTCTCTGCATGTTTAACCCGTGGCTCCAGCACCACATTCGGTTTTAGTCAGTTGCGGAAACAATGAATTACAAAGGAAATGAAAAGAGGAAAGAAATGAGGGCAATGACAGAAAAAAATACCATCCATGTACATTATATTAGGGGGGAAAAACCAACCTTTTTGCAGATGTCATCATGCAGTAGAACAAAAAGATGTGTTAACCAGCATCAAAGGTCAGTATCGGAGAAACAAAATTGAGTGGCGAGTAAAAGTGTGGTTGTTTGAATGTGGGCATGTGAGTGAGTGCATTTGTACTTAAAGGTATAAAAAGGGTGAAAATATGCACGTATGTGTTAAAATAAAGTGATAGGAGGATCATTTAAGTTAAATTTTGCTtgaatttctgtgtgtgtgctctcGCTCGCGTATGTGTGTCTTTGTACTGACAAATCACTCTGTCGCAGCAATTTAATTCCACGCTGACATTGAGTAGTGAGACACGTCagtctcgggagagagatccctcctctgttgctctccctgaggtttattcctattttttctccccattaaAGGGTTTTCTCTGGGGGAGTCGTTCCTTAGCCGATGCGAGGGgataaggacaggctgttgtgttgctgtaaagccccttgaggtaaatttgtaatttgtgatattgagctatacaaataaaattgacttgagaacaaaatctcttacagtattgtcacactttcatATATTCCTGAACAGACGCACAAAGCATAGATACTTAAGTGCACGCTCCCTTTACACCTTGCAGCCCAAACACACCCATTGTCATAATCCCAATGGTATGTACCCAGAGGTTCTCCCTAATCCTGGTCGGAAGACGTcgctcatcttcattgctggactgtcatcccTAATGGCTAAAAGAACTTGCTTATaaagttcataggtcaggtctcccctcGTCCCTACCTTCCAGCTCGTAGTTCTCCGGGACCATTCCTTCAGACCTTGTTACGCCCGAGTGAGTTTCCCACACATTCTTCTGCCACCAACCAACAGCCAACCACAGGCCTTCACTAGCTCACACAGGAGAAGACTCTTTATGACACCGCCTTTgacctgctacacatgagccccaAGTATCCATCCAAGCAATGTGAACATAGTATATAGctgatacatggtcaaagattaaaagtaagaaaACATTCAAATATGAATTACCATCCCAACTCCAAAAGGCAAAGGCCAAAACTTGCCAGATAAAAATGTTGCAGTTCTGGTCCAAATAGGCCTGATTGTTAACAAAAACATTCAGAATGCATGTCTGAGCCCCTAACCTTGGTGAGAGAGGCGTTCTGAAacagcaatttaaaaaaaaaaacggataaTGAACAAAATCAAAAAGGAGGTACATACACATTTGCAAAGCTGTGTGTCTATGTTGGGGATCAGCGTTACGCCAAACCCCATAAGTTTTGACTGATTGCGCTTTTGAATTATGGGTGATAATTTAACAAACACCGTGAGAACTTGTTTCCGTGTATCAGTTGACAGTGCTGTACTAATGAAACTGCCGGGTTgcgtgatgaaaacatgacaaGCTTTTTCACATTTGCAACCTCCACAGACTGAGCTGAAAACAAGGAAAGAGGTGTGTCTTAGTGGTAAAACGAGACAGAGTCCCGACCCAACATCTGAAAGCATCTTAatcgctggaaaaaaaaaagtccctccaCTTAAAGTCATAACTACATCAACAAAGTATGAAAAAACACAAGTGGAAAGGTCGCATCTGTAACCTCATCTACATAAAGTCAGAGGTTACCtacaatgttgttgtttttcaatAACGCATAATGTTACAGTAACTGACAATGTTACCTTAACTGACTTTATTATAATCTCAGCTACTATAGCCTACATCATTTCTCAGAAATGAGTCGCTTGACCATATTAAACATTTGCATcatgcatccgggtagcgtagcggtctcgtccgttgcctaacaacacagggattgccggttcgaatccccatgttgcctctggcttggtcacgcgtccctacagacaattggccgtgtctgagggtatgtgtcctggtcgctgcactagcacctcctctggtcagtcggcacgcctgttcaggggagagggggaactggggggaaaagcttggtcttcccacgtgctacgtccccctggcgaaacccctcactgtcaggtgaaaagaagcggctggcgactccacatgcaccggaggaggcatgtggtagtctgcagccctccccagatcggcagaggggggggagcagcgaccgggacggctcagaagagtagggtaattggccaagtgcaattggggggcAAAAAAACATTTGCATCATCttgataccaaaaaaaaaaagaggagcatgtcatatttttttttttggagtcatGATATATGCATTTTTAACTGACACTTATTTCGCTTAAGTAATTATTCAACTTTTGGGAATATTTGAGATTCAAGCTGCAAAACCGATGACATCACTATTAgaacccactgctcctacaccgCCCCAGGAGGTCACTGAGGAAGCCACTTGATGACTGTTTTCTTTGTCTGAGGCACTCTCACATTTGTTTGAGCTGTCATCCTGACAGCACCAGTCATGCTTTTCAAATCTGCATATCCCTCCTACTCAGGTTTCCTCCTCAGATAGTTCATAATTCATTTGCATAGATGTCAAAATGGTCGGAGTTATATCAATTTTACAAAATGCTGGAATCATCAAAGGCCCACTTGGAGTGGAGAAGAGAGACTGCTATCGCCACTTTCCTCAACTGGTCTTCGACACACGGAGTTATTTACTGGAAGCAAACAACAAAATGACATTAAAATACAGAAATGTAAAAGATCATGCATTCTGCAGAGATAATCAAATCCCCTTGTTTTTGAAGGACTCAATGTACTCTTAGACTGATGGTTTTGTCTTTCACAATAGCATGGTCACAgaaataggttttttttttctaagataGAAACTGATGGTGGTTAGCATCTCTTTTGTTGTAATCCTGAGTGTGAGACGTACATTTTACCCCTGGCCAGCAATAGCTTCTCATGCATGGGAGGGTATTCAGTTTACAGGTCACGTAGGTCAGTATTATCACTCCCACAATTCCAAAAGTCAGAATGAGGATCAATTCTAATAGAGAGAAAACAAACTGGGTTATCTGATGTCATAAGAGATGCCAAGAAGAGATTTTCAGACATTAGAGGAGATGATAAAAGAGAATTATCTCTGAACATTTACCAATTTTGTTTCCTGATTTGGGTCTGACGGACTGTCCTGCGTCCTTCGTGGTGCCAGCCTTGGCGGTGGTACCATGCCGAGGTGACCCTGGGGTTTGCGACTCCATCCCCGGAGGGTGGGACATGTGGTGTCCAGTGGGGAGAGAGGGGTTGTCATTGTTAGATGGAGGGCGAGCGGTGGTAGTTGTTCTGTCCCTCTTGTCATTGCAGATGGCATCCGAAGTCTTTGTGCCCTTCACCTTCACACCACTTGTTTCACATCTAGGTTGGGAGAATAAAGGAGCAGAGCTGTAAAACTTGGGAAAACTGCTTTGGAAATGATGCAGTGAGGCTCGAGGCACTGTGGGCATGCCCACTGCAGAGCGGGAAGTTTTAAACGGAGCATGTATGGTTGCATTAGTGGACATACTTTTTCCATGGAATGCAGGGCGAGTCTTTCTTATCTGAGAAAAATCCATCCTCGCATTCTCGACATTCTGGTAGAGCCCCTGCACAGAAGATCAATTAGAAAATGTGCCTACTTACCAAAAAGCAATCGATGCGTACATTAAAACATACTGCATGCAACGTGTGATCCATATATATTTGTACCTGTGTTATCTAGCCCGGACCCAATATCACATTTGCAAGTAGCAGAATTGCTCTCCCTGCGAACAAACCCTTTACGGCACCGACATTTAGCATCTGATGTTTTTGAGCAATGGGTTTCATACTCACTCCCTGActctgaaaaaaaaagaggaaaggacATATGTTTATTAAACTTGTACTTGATATTGCACCAATTTGAATATATTAGAGTAAAAACCGTAGCTCCATCATTTAACTTAAAACCAAGATCCTCCAAAACATCATATTGGTTGCAACAACATGTCGTTACTGTCAGACATCAACCGCTTAATAAGAAATGCTTAAGAACAACACAATGACACTTACTTTTAAAGCACCTTGTGCACATTTCACATATCGTCGAATCAGGTTCAGACGCATATTTTCCATCAGGGCAATCTTCACACCTTCCTCCATTTTTTACCTGGccttgaatatttttttttttttgcaaacagtACAAAAAGAACAAGCTATTTCATCCCTCGATTTGTTAAGCCTTGCATTATCGATAAAAGAACAAAAATCAAAACTTGTACGAACAGAAGAAAGGACAACGTAGAGCTACAAAACAAGGAAATACTTTACCTTCAGCGCATTTCTGATAAGCACCTGAAGGATGTACTAGTGTGAGGATGATAGCACATGCGAGGGCCAGGAGCATCCTGCGTTTGAGCAGAGCCATCGTCGGTATCTCGGCGTTGAAGAGGTGCGTCGGCTCACGCCTGTGTTTTACACTGGCGTAAACAAAGACACAAAAGTGTAGCTCGTTAATTTCCCCCTCCGTCAAAGTTACCGTCTTAAAGGGCATTATATGTCCACAGTGGAATTCAACCGTGTGCCGAACTACACACCTTCACCCAGAGAGGGAGCACGAATCAGTGAAAGCAGCAGGTGTAGTGTTGGGGTGGAAAGAAAGCCTGCATGCACGTGGCCCTCCATAGCACATGGCTGGACACCACGGCCCCAGGCCTTCCATTCAAGAGAGGAGAAACTCTCTCTTACAGAACAAAAAAGGAGGGGTAAACCTCAGCAGGAGAACTATAAAGGAGGGATTCCTCTTGCGGTACTGATAGGTGCGCAATAAGGTGCCAAGTGGGcaaagtaataaataaataaaaatgaggtAACAGATTTGGAAATCAAACATTTCATAAAAAGACTTA
It encodes:
- the si:ch73-361p23.3 gene encoding tumor necrosis factor receptor superfamily member 4, which codes for MLLALACAIILTLVHPSGAYQKCAEGQVKNGGRCEDCPDGKYASEPDSTICEMCTRCFKKSGSEYETHCSKTSDAKCRCRKGFVRRESNSATCKCDIGSGLDNTGALPECRECEDGFFSDKKDSPCIPWKKCETSGVKVKGTKTSDAICNDKRDRTTTTARPPSNNDNPSLPTGHHMSHPPGMESQTPGSPRHGTTAKAGTTKDAGQSVRPKSGNKIELILILTFGIVGVIILTYVTCKLNTLPCMRSYCWPGVKLNNSVCRRPVEESGDSSLSSPLQVGL
- the LOC130130979 gene encoding tumor necrosis factor receptor superfamily member 26-like, which produces MVSLGLYLVVTCLICTCILGFAKDCSVQKFELNGLCCDYCPKGSYVTKLCSEDQPTLCSPCEDGYYSEQSNPLTSCVECDTCQHNYTEKCTKTTNAKCSCRSGFLCSDHVCSKCEERKCCKTGEVLVGSGTQKGGDSTQLMIAAGFLISSLILFIYPTTYACTKVIRQHKAEKCSAANTSGVSPEICDCHLSKEESGCKLIYQDDANSIHVSQIVLEDLIV